The DNA sequence TCTGTCTTGCATTGGTACATGATCTCTAACAAGATGAAATATTGTTccattatgttttggttatgaaACTACTTATATCTGGTGAACCTGTAGTTTATTATCGTCACTATAAACCCACTAAAATGCAATGTTTACTGGATTCACATGAAATTTATCACCAGCAGATGAATCTCATGAGAAAGGATACACTGGTTCGATGTTAAAAGCGAAATCGCATATCGATAGCAGCATGAGTTGATGTAATGATTTATGTGGTTATATGTTAGCAGGTAGAGAAAGAAATGAAAGTGTCAGTTGAGCTACTTGGGAAGGTTCCAAGGGCCATTTCAATGCTGTGGTATCATGTAATGTGGCATGAGATAGATATTCTATCAACAATACTTTCCGACTTTGGCTTTGAGAAATTGTGCGTCTTCTGAAATAGTGTCTAATTCGGGTGGTGTGCATTTTGATTAGAAAATGACGGGAGGTGTCAAAAAGTGTTTTATCAACATGGTTTGCCACCTATCAGTTTGGAGTAGAGAAATACAAATGGACCAAGTCACTGACTGGTGCAGCCAGGATTAGGCTCTAATGCATCAACTCAATTATTTTGTTTCAGTGACTACCGTTGGATCAAAATCAAGAGAAATCTAATAAGACTTGCTATCTGCAGATTCCAACTGTtctccgagaatatggtatgactTCAGTCACAGAGGGCATTGACGCTATCGCGACAACTCGAGTGGTTGTCACTGGAGATGTGACCAACAACTCCAAGCATGCCTTGACTGGTCAATCTTTCAACCGCTCCTTCAGGTTATAGTCCATCCAAATCCGTTTTCATTTATTCCATGCTTCTGCCATCCCCTTCTTCTCTCTTATAAGTCTTAACAAATATCTATATTTTCAGTGGGAGCGGGGCAGCTATGGACATCGTTGTGTCCAGCGTCAGAGCTTACCTGAGTGCCCTGAACAAGATGTGCAGCTTTGCTGGTGCTGCGAAAGCCAGCAGCGAGGTACCTGAGAGCGCAAGCGTTCAACGCACAGAGTGAGCTTGGCGCTCCTCTTTGTTCCCATGTGGGCTTGGCGACGTAAGAGCTTGAGCAACTGTTATAGAGTGTATGTCGTTTCAGTAACAGGCTGTTCAATATTGGGGTTTTCCCTTGTCAGTGTGGAGTGATTGTGCTGTTCTATTTTGGAGGATAGTCCCTTTAGCTTAGAACATGCAGGAAATTTTGGCCCTATGTAGTGTACAATTTGTGCCTTATATGAACCATACTTTCAATAATGAAATAATATTAGGGTCCATCCAGCCACCCATATCTACCCCAACTTTGTTGGGTTTTTTCGTCTGAAAATCCAACGTACCGGAGTTAACATAAACTCCCTTGTTTTCATTTGTTATCCCACTCGGCTCACCTTCCACATAATTTCCTCCCCTTCATCTATAATCAAATAAATACCAGACCATTTGTTGAGATTATGTGTTTAGATAAAGAGAGATTTGGTCAGGATCATTGcgtttgtttttttcttttccatttGTTTTTTAGTTACATGTATATATGCAATGTACACTCACATACACACATATAAGCTCTTATAGATGAAAACGGTCGGGGAAAGCCAAAATCATTTATATTTACATTTTTTTTACGGAAGTGAAACAAAAATGCCAGAAACAAATGTGGCGCTGATATGGGAATATATAAGAACAAGTGCAATAATACACATCAGCTTGTCTTATAGCAACACATCAGCAAATGTATGCGGATGAGAGAGAAATCGTAGGAGACAAGTTGCTTAGCGCGCGCTACATGTAGTGCCGAGCACCAGCAGGAAAGGTACGGCTCCCAAGCTTGCCATCACGTACTGTCGCGCACGGTTGTTGCCTCTTTGAGCGAATAAAAAGGAGATGATGAGTGGGTCCCactaaattaaaaaatatatttagattAGCAGACTAGATTAGATTGTTGTGCAACTTGTCTCATGTTCTTGTCTGTGGCTAGCTTATAGCCAAgcttattaaacttgctctaacaGATATGTATTCGTCGATATACGGTAATTGTAGAGAGCACTGTGCCATATAGTGGGTAGACATGTGGAAGACGGTAGGACAGTATGTATTGCGAGTCATGACTACTGACTACAGAGTGTGGTGACTAGGAATGAGAATGAGACCCATGGTTGCAGCATTGGGCGAGCATTTGGGATTTAGGTCAACTAAAGATTGTAATCGGTCTTTGTTCTTTTAAAGAAAAGAGTATAAATAAACATATGTAAATTTCTTAAACAGCTAGAAATGTAAAAACCATAGCCATTCCTATATTTATGGTTTTAGTTACCATTTACAttttttaataataattataataaaCTCTCAAATATGAGCTTAGGTAAAGAATATTTACCATTTCCGCTTCGTCCCACACACATCAACCTAATAGTCAATCTTCAAAGACATGAGGTAGGTTGCTAGAGTGTGTTCtcgtattatcttgtattattgtAGCAGAGCTGTAGGAGGTGGTCATGCATGGTGGTGAAGTTCTAGTGCAAGGAGCCCCTTCGAGGGTTGTTAAGAGGCGGTGGCATGTGTTTGGCATGATCTATATCTATGATATGGTGGCTAGGTTGAGAATAAGGGCAATGTAGGTtgctagaaatatgatgcattagccaAATCTCAAAGGACGTGGACAACTTAGTGTAGCCCAAGATAGTAATTGTGTATTGGCTTAGCAACTTGCAACAAAGTATGGTGGCTAACCTGATGTGGAAGGGGTTAGTTTGTAGGACATCATGGACAAATAGCATGTGCCAACAATGGTACATGTGCTATGTCTTACAGAAGAATGTGGTTACGTACAAGGGTGGCTCGGTAGCAATGATGATGGCATATGCCAATATGATGCCTTTGTCTTTGTATTACAGTGGTGATCGACATGTAGAGTGGTGCTTTTGGAGTAGCGATAGACGTGCAATCCATCTATCGTTTCGCTAGTGTTGTACAATAGTGTAGACTTGTCATCTGATAGTGTTATGTGGTGCATGTTGAGGCCTCAATTCAACAAGACGTCgttgttgttttatttcttTCATTGCTTATGGTTGTTAACTTAGCTTTGTTGTTTTTAGTCCTTATTTATTAAGAACAGCCCCAACAAGCCTCTAATTGGAGGCCCCACCTACTCTTGGTGTTGAGGGGCAAAAGTCTTACTCTAGTAAAACCACTACTTAGTCTTTCAAGAATAGGAGGCCCTTGGATCAACCCTAATCCCTGATTCTCATGACTATCGAAGGCCCTTACTTTAAGCTTTGCTCACTAGCCTCCTCCTTGATGTCGGTAGTACCCTGATCTCCACTTGCCCCCTAGGTAAGTCTAACCTTTATGAAATTTGGTGAACATTTATTCAATATGTTTGTACATGAATTTTGTTACCCATGGATGTGTCAACTAAATGTCAATTTGGGGTATGAAATGTGAATtcgagcatttgtttgtgaataTTTTTGAGACTATCAATTCCTATGTCACTTTTTATTTCCACTTGATCTACCACTTTAGAGGTGTTTTAATTATTGCAGATGATGAACATTTAATTGAACAGTGGTGGGATTATGTATGAGTTCGGATAGAATGTGAGATGGTGTCAGACCAAAATACTAGCTAAGTGTAGAaaatcttttttaaaaaataaaactatacAAGTCATATACCAAGTGGACTGTAAAGCTTGACACACATCCCAAAACAAGATCCAACGGTCGCATGTGTAGGAGTACGAGCccttaaggccagtctcaatgcatagttttatgaTACAGTTAACaatactataaactaggtaaccgagccacatgacgGTAAAGTGACTCTCTCTCCCCCCTCCATCTTGCCCATGGCCGCAGGCGATTTGTCCATTATTACACCTGTTCTTATAGCTCCATTGTTCTGTTCAGTTTGAGCCGCTTTTGCCTggttgttcttttttttttaaaaaaaagtctcTACGTGAGCTTCCTTGAGCTAGATGATCGATGATGAAAATTCATTCACCTCCATGAGTCATGACGCCGCCAGCGACGGTCCTAGGATTTCGAGGGCCCTCTGGCGAGCTCGTCGCGACGGTCTCTCTAGTCTATAATATATAGGCTAATTTTATTTGTAAAGGGAAAccaaatataataatatatttaaaattaaATATGTCTGATAATTATCAATAGCGAAAAACAATGTAGATTAAAAACaatatatttatacttttaGAACTAATATGATTACCTTGAGAAAAAAACAGAACTCCGTCATATTCATTGCTTCTTATACAAATATACTTCTTCGGACATTTCTTGATGCAAAAATCATCGAGAACGGTATTAAGATCAATAGTGTCCAAGATATCCCTCTCGATGGTGCATATAGCCAAACCATTTAACCTTTCTTGTGACATAGTTGATCTCAAATAGTTCTTCAACAACTTCAATTTTGACAAACTTCTTTCGGCCGAAGCTACAGTCACTGGTACAGTTAAAAGAATTCGATAGGCAACTAAAACATTTGGATAGCAATCTGCATTCATAATAAACTTAAGAATCTCAGGCGATGACATCATAGAATCTGGCAAAGCCACATGCAACACCTTTAATTCTTGGGAAAAAAAGTCATTGATCTCAACAGTACGTGACGGCCGTGGTAGGCCTTCAAGGTGTAGCACAGGACGTACGAACTGGCCGGAGGCAGAGGACGGTAGCGCCGCCGGAATCCTCTCCGGATTCCGATTGCCCGAAGTGGAAAGGACGCCCATGGCCGACCCGGTCTCGGAACCGGATTTGCCGACCTGTAGACACATCCGGATCCGGCCACGCCTAGTCTTATATATGGCCGGCCCGTTCATCCTCTCCGGCCGCCACCATACCGGTGCAGTGCAGGGAGAGCGAGATCAAGATGGACGCCGACGGCAGCAGCTCCGGCGGCGTTTCCTCGACGTCCGCCACCGACCAGCAGGGGCCTCGTGCGGACCCCGAGCTGCCGCAGCAGACGGACGGCGTCTATGTCATCGCCTTCACGCGTAACCTCGCTCCCATAGCGCCTTCCAGGGTGAGGATGCAATTAGGCCGAAACGACATGGAACCTACCGTCATCTTCCTCGAGTctcgcgacggcgacggcgacgctgACGCCGGAGCGCACGACGACGCGCACGGCGGGTTATTCGGCTTCGGCTTCGGCGCCGTCCCGGCATCCGGCGTGGCCATGGCCTGTCTGCCGGAGACGACGGTGGGCGAGGCGAAGGAGAGAGGGGAGTGCGCGGTGTGCCTGGAGGAGTACGAGGCCGGCGACGCGCTGAGGACGATGCCGTGCGCGCACGGCTTCCATGAGCGCTGCATCTTCGGCTGGCTCCGACTCAGCCGCCTCTGTCCGCTCTGCCGCTTCGCGCTGCCGCCTGAGGAGGGGCACGGAGGCTGAGTCGACGACGATGGCGGCGGCACATTGGATAGTACCTTCCGAACTCCGATTCATGTTTGTAACGACTCAACATGCATGGCGGAGAGGATGGACATATGGAAGATAAGTAGTATGGCTTGTATAGCCGGTCATGATTACCGATTATATGAAGTGTGGTGCTGAGGAATTTGAATGAGGCGGCGGCTATGGttgcaacttttttttttgttgcaacATATGGAGCGGCTGGCTTAGAGCAACTCTAACATATATGCTATCTATATTCTTTaggctatttttatatttttaaagtaAAAATTAAAGGTCAATAGTGTACTATCTGGTTTACTAAAATAACAAGTTTGTTATTCCTAAACTTTCGCTTTGTTCTCACTAGCCATTGTTTCATGCTTTCCTTCGCTACTTAAAATTTCGagtatagtatttttttttgttgatttgattccttcctcctctccttttcttttcttcctaTACAAAGGTCATTGTGGAACTCTGTgctttgagtgagttttttattttacacaatgactaaatcttatagtttagaataaaattttatctaatctcttggagatgctcttaggcgATCTAAAGATTGTAGTTGGCCTATTTATGTTTTGTGAAGAAGACGATATAAACATTATGGtaattaaattgcttaaatagttgGAAACCTAAAACCACAACCATTTCTATATTTGTGGTCTTAGTTAttatatttttcattttatgagaAAAGAATAAATTCTCAGCTTAATTAAATGATGTTTTCAACCTACACATACCTTGCCCTAATAGTCAATTTCCATAGACTTGAGGTGGGTTGCTAGAGTGCGTTCTCTCATTGCCTTGCATTGTGGCAGCGGGTGGTCCTACTCCTACATAGTAGTGGTGGATCCGACACGATGTTTCATCCAATTGATATCTATGATATGATGGCCAGGCTGAGGGCAATTTAGATTGCTTGAGAGCTACGATGCATTGACATATGGTACTTGTGTATTGGCTTGATGGCTTATAACGGAGTATGGTAGCTAACCCGAATGGCAGGGGTAAGTTTAGTATAGGACATCATCGACAAacgatgcaagtggcaacaatGGCACAAGTTCTATATGGCTTAGAGCCAGTGGCGGATGTAGAATAAGATTGAAGGAGGGACTGATCTCTTCTTTTTCCTATAtttctctttatttttttctttcctccacCTCTTCTTTTCGTTCACCCTCCTATATTTCTATTGATGCACAAGGTGTAGGGGGGCTGGAGCCTCCCTAGCCCCCCTTTAGATCCGCCCCTGCTTAGAGCTTACTAGAATGGGTGGATGGCTTGGTGTTTGTTGGTAATGACGACACAAGCAATGACGATGTCGTGTCAACATGATTCCTTTATGTTTTCTGTGACGATGCTCTAGCATGGTGACTGACATTTGGTGGTATGGTGCTTCTGGAGTGGCATTGGATGTGCAACCACCTTATTCCTTCGCTAGTGTAGAGATGTTTGCAATACATGTTGAGGCCTTAATTCAACTAGATGTCattgttgttttatttttttcattgaTTGCAGTTGTTAGCTTAGCAAGCATCCCTGTTTTAGTCCTTTAATAGCAGCTTCTGCAAATACTAGGTGTATGGGTCTCACATACTTTTGGCAATTGAGTAGCAAAAACATTATTATAGCAAGACCACTACTCAGTCCCTCAAATGTAGGAAGTCTGCGGATCACCCTCAAACCCTTATTCCCACGATTCTCTTTGATTGGATTCACTAGTTGGAACCATCTCCCCACCGCTAGTAGTTGGACCTTTACTCCACCGCTGCCTGATTTTGCCCCTTAGGTCAAACCCTAGGTCATGCCTCCCACCTCTAGATTTACATGCTTCAATTGCCCCCAAACTAGACCTAGCTTTGACTCTTTGTGTTACATGTGCCCACTACCAAGGTCTAGCATCAAGCTCCAACCTGCTCCTTAGCTCCACCAATACTTTTTTTGCCAAGGGAAAGCGTATTATATTAAAAATCAACACAATACATCCCTAAATTACATGTCAAaaaaatctaaataaaaaatacaTAATATTCTATCCAAATTCTTCTATCTTGTTCTTCCCAGTGGCATCACCAAACGCCAGAGCCAAAACATAGTCCTTACACTATATTCAAAGACCAACCCCCAAAACATTGGACGGCCCCATCGATACCTTGGCTTCTACCCAACTCTAGGTAAGTCCGTATCATTTTTTATGCAAACTTATTCAATATGTTTGTACTTGGATGTTTCTATATAAACCCATGGATGTGTTGACTAAATGTCAACTTGGAGTGCGAAATGTGAATTCGAGTGTGGGAGTTTGTTTGTGAATTTATTTGAGACTATTCATTCCAATGTCATTTTTTATTGCCAATTTATTTTTGTCACTTTATGTGTGTATCTAATTGTTGTAAATGATTTTGATGGATGATGAAGATTTAATTGAATAGTGGTGGGATTATGAACAGTTAATTGATTTGTATTCTATTCGTttaaaattataagacattttgacttttctagatatattgcTTAATTTGAAACATACATGGAGTATAAACTACATATTACAGTTTGACTTGATGTATAGTATTAAAAAGAGAGAATACATGTACTATGGGTGAAAAGAAATAGAGGATGAGGTATGGGACTTGATGTAGTATCAAAAAGTAGAAGCCAGGACGGGGAGCCGCCGCCGGAAGCCCGGAATCCTTCTCCGATAGTCCGATCCCGATTGCCCAGAGTGCAAAGGACGCCCATGGCCGACCCGGCCGGGCTCGGAATCGAATTTGCCGGCCTCCCACGGCCACGCATCGTTCCTGTTACAACTACCCGGCCGGCCCGTTCATCTTCTCCGGCCGCGCGGTAGCTGCCTAGCTTCTTGTCCGCCTGCCTCCGGTGCAGGCGTGCAGCGAGTTCAAGAGATatggacgacgacggcgacggcagCAGCAGCTCGGGCGACGTTTCCTCGACGGCCGCCGACGAGGAGCCTCGTGCGGATCCCGAGCTGACCCAGACGAACGTGTCGCCGCCGATGATGGACCTCTCCCCGGAGAATGTCATCGCTCAGATGCGGCTCTACGATCGCACCATGCCTCACAGGGTGCAATTAGACCCAAACGTGGAGGCTGCTGAACTCTTCGTCGTCCTCGTCTTGGGGCCTCGCGACGACGGTGACCGGGGAGACCATCCGCggcacgccgacgccgacgccgacgccgacgctgaCGCCGGAGCGTACGACGACGACTACGGCAGCTTCGTCCTCGGCGCCGTCCCGGCATCCAGCGTGGCCATAGCTTGCCTGCCGGAGACGACGGTGGGCGAAGGCGAGGCGAGGGAGAGCGGGGAGTGCTGCCCGGTGTGCCTCGACGCGTACGAGACCGGCGACGCACTGAGGACGATGCCGTGCGCGCACGGCTTCCACGAGCGCTGCATCTTCAAGTGGCTCTGTGCCAGCCGCCTCTGCCCGCTCTGCCGCTTCAAGCTGCCGCCTGAGGAGGACACGgagaccgacgacgacgacgacgaccaaaggtaggccggccaccacgacgacgacggcggcggcgtatAAACCCAATTACCTACGGTTCATGTTCTTATGTGACGATGAAGATGAACCCGCCATATTATTACCCTGAAACAATTGTGATGTTCATTAAGTCTTGTTTGGTTTATTTTGTGGGAATTGGAGATGATCTAGGGCTTATTTGCATGCGCTCGTATTCGCTGTAACACACATGAACCGAGATGGATATAGAGAGTTTCATAGCGTTCGAACGTTGTCATGtcatatgaaatgaaatgaaacttgGATGAAACACCCACTCTCAATGGAGAGCTTCATTCCATAGTTTCATAGGTATTTAATTtcaagactcatagagagttggtaatcgtgccaagagagtttcatctagatgaaactcatttcttctctATCTTCTTAAATACAGTGTCATGTCATCAAAAATGCCTATGTGGCAGCCTATTAATGTGAATGAAACTCCCACTGAGACTGACCTAAGTACAATCTTCTAATAAGGATGAGACCAACCAAACATGTCCAAATCAAgttgtgaaattattattatgGCGGTTTATTGCTCATGCAGGGTTTTCCTGTACATAATGCGTGTCAAGTAATCTGAGTGAATTTTGTACTGATGGAGAAACCTTCTGCTGCCCATAAGCTTTGGTTTAGCCGTTTAGGCAAGCTGATTGGCCTCGTCAGTCATATATGAACATACTCAGTCATATATGAACATACTGTTACATCTAGCATACAAGTGCTAGACGTATTTTTTTTAAACAGAAGTTCAGCCAACTGCTACTAGCATCTCTTGGATGTTTCCACTACTGTATGTATTTCAGTTGCTTATTACAACATGCTTAAGCTTGATCTTGCTGAGCTACGACCTACAAGTGCTCAGCATTTGTGTTCAGCGTCAGAGCTTACCTGAGTGCCCTGAACAAGATTGGTGCTATTAAAGCTCCTTTCAGGTCCCATATGGGCTTGAGCGATGTTAAGAGAATGAACTGTTCAGAGTGACACTGGTCCCTCTTAATTAATGTAGTTCATGTCATCCATCTTCCCCTCTTGACTGTAATTCTACTTTGTGTAAACAATTTGGCCAAAACTTATATGAAGGGGTTAAAGGAATGCATGGTCTCTATGGTTTGGCCTTATCAGTTCATGAAACTTCTGCTCAGATTGAT is a window from the Sorghum bicolor cultivar BTx623 chromosome 5, Sorghum_bicolor_NCBIv3, whole genome shotgun sequence genome containing:
- the LOC8069291 gene encoding E3 ubiquitin-protein ligase znrf2, whose protein sequence is MDADGSSSGGVSSTSATDQQGPRADPELPQQTDGVYVIAFTRNLAPIAPSRVRMQLGRNDMEPTVIFLESRDGDGDADAGAHDDAHGGLFGFGFGAVPASGVAMACLPETTVGEAKERGECAVCLEEYEAGDALRTMPCAHGFHERCIFGWLRLSRLCPLCRFALPPEEGHGG
- the LOC8069292 gene encoding E3 ubiquitin-protein ligase CIP8, with protein sequence MDDDGDGSSSSGDVSSTAADEEPRADPELTQTNVSPPMMDLSPENVIAQMRLYDRTMPHRVQLDPNVEAAELFVVLVLGPRDDGDRGDHPRHADADADADADAGAYDDDYGSFVLGAVPASSVAIACLPETTVGEGEARESGECCPVCLDAYETGDALRTMPCAHGFHERCIFKVFLYIMRVK